TACCAAAATGATGGCCAGAGTGCACAAACCTACACCATTACTACCAGCCTGATACCCGACCCGGACCCAGATAGATTCGAACCAAATGATAATTTTGATAAGGCGGTAAAGATAGAATTAGGCCAGATAATTACCGCTACTATTGCCCCTCAAAAGGATAATGATTATTTCAAGCTTAACATTCCGAAAAAAGGGACATTTAGTGCTGTTGTTTCTGAGGTGCCGAAGGAAATTAATCCCTTTTTTGCGATGTATGATTCAAATAAAGAGTGGATGAGGAGTGCTCGTGGAGATTATGGTCAGGGTGTAAGTATCCAGTTTACCTCACTTCCGGCAGGGGATTATTACTTACGGCTATGTGCCCAGGATGATGGGCAGAGTGCTCAGGCATACAAACTTACGACTAATTTTGGTTCCCCTGAAATAACACTACCTATGGCTAAAATTACCTCTCCTCAACCCAATTCTCTTCTCTCAGATACAATAACTATATTGGGCACGGCAACGGCTGAGAATTTCTTGAATTATGTATTCCAATACGGCACTGGCAGCACACCTACCTCCTGGCTAACGATTGCTACTTCCACCACACCAGTTATAAATGGCACTTTAGCTACCTGGAATACTACCCTGTTAGAAGATGGGACTTATACCTTATGCCTGACAGTAAAAGACAAATTAAACAATATCGCTACAGATACGGTAGTGATAGGTATAGACAATACACCACCAGTACTTCAGATTACTTATCCGGTGAATAATTCTATCATTATGCAAGCGACTATTCCCGTTACCGGCACTGCTGATGATGAACATCTATTAAATTGGACACTTGAATATGGGGCAGGCTATACCCCTCAAACCTATACATTAGTTGCCAGTTCCACTATTTCTGTTATTTCTGGTACTTTAGGGTCAATCTTCTTACCTACAGGTTCATACACATTAAAATTAACTGCAAAGGACATAACCAATAAAATAGCTACCCATACCGTATCATTTATAATTATTCAAGCTATGCCTACCCCCGCAGAAATTCTACAAAAGGTAGCCGATAATCTTAATAAGATTAATGATATGAAGGCGGAGATTACGAATTGGGGAACGAGTACTATTACCGGATGGGGGACAGTGACAATTAAAACATTTGGTCCTACTCAAAAGACATATCTTGAGAAAAAACCAGATAAGATAAAAATTGAATCCCCTACTGAGAATATGGCTTATATCATAGATGGAGATGTGATGTATGTAAAATTATTTGGTGTTTGGAATCCCTGGACAAAGATATCAGAAACTTTTGGAATAAATCCATCAGAATTGAATATATTGTCTCCTGAATATCTTCAGGCAAATGAAGTTATTATTAAAGAGTATCTGAATACCTCCGAAGGCAACATTTATATATTAGAAACCACTCCCAAAGGAACAGAAACTGGAAAATGGAAAATGATTTCGTATATTAACTATGATAAAGGCATAGTGACTAAAAGTGAAACTTATGATGTTGAAAATAATCTTATAGGTAGTGTAGAGTATTCAGAGTTTATTTTAGATTCTTCCAGTAGTGCCTGGCTGGCGACTAAATGTATTAATAGAGATATGTGGGAAGGATTTAGCAAAGTTACAGAGACTATTTATAGTAATATTCAGATAAATACAGGTATCCCTGATAGTGAATTTGAGCCGGTATTTGAATAGGGGGTAAAATCAAAAGGCAAAGGAGGACTTTTCGTAAGAGTTCAGGTAGGATAAAAATAAGGAGAAAGGGAGAAGATGGAGAAGTGGAGAAAAGAAGAGTTAGGTGATAGGATTATTAATGTCTGTATTAATGTCCATAAAAAGTTAGTGTCGTGTTGAACAAATAACGCACGGAATTTGATTCTGGTAACTGGTGATTGGTAACTGGTAATTAAATACCGTTGGGCTGAGCTCAGGGCGAAACTATTTAACCAATTACCAGTTACCAATTATCCGTTTGCAGGTTACGAAACCTGATGATGCCCCGTGCAAAAGTTACTCAACACGACACTAGGATTGATGTCCAAAGGGTGGAGCAAGGAAAAGTTTGAGCCATTTCTCCAATTCTCCCTTTTCCCCATTTCTCCTTGTTTACACTTCTAATGTATAGCCCTGAACGGTTACGACTTTTCAAATGAGTAGTAAGAAGGTAGTGTTATCAGGATTAGGGATTGTGGGTATTCTTCTTTTTGGATATGCAATATATTATGCCATTTTCCCTGTTACTACAGAGTCAGATTTAGTTTCCTATCATGCACCTTGCTGGGGAGAGAAAAACAAGATTTATTTTATAAAGAAGGTGAGTTTTGCCAGGAAGATATTAAATCCTATGTCGCTATTAAGCATAGGTTTTTTTGGGGGCGGAGATTATTT
The sequence above is a segment of the bacterium genome. Coding sequences within it:
- a CDS encoding Ig-like domain-containing protein, whose amino-acid sequence is YQNDGQSAQTYTITTSLIPDPDPDRFEPNDNFDKAVKIELGQIITATIAPQKDNDYFKLNIPKKGTFSAVVSEVPKEINPFFAMYDSNKEWMRSARGDYGQGVSIQFTSLPAGDYYLRLCAQDDGQSAQAYKLTTNFGSPEITLPMAKITSPQPNSLLSDTITILGTATAENFLNYVFQYGTGSTPTSWLTIATSTTPVINGTLATWNTTLLEDGTYTLCLTVKDKLNNIATDTVVIGIDNTPPVLQITYPVNNSIIMQATIPVTGTADDEHLLNWTLEYGAGYTPQTYTLVASSTISVISGTLGSIFLPTGSYTLKLTAKDITNKIATHTVSFIIIQAMPTPAEILQKVADNLNKINDMKAEITNWGTSTITGWGTVTIKTFGPTQKTYLEKKPDKIKIESPTENMAYIIDGDVMYVKLFGVWNPWTKISETFGINPSELNILSPEYLQANEVIIKEYLNTSEGNIYILETTPKGTETGKWKMISYINYDKGIVTKSETYDVENNLIGSVEYSEFILDSSSSAWLATKCINRDMWEGFSKVTETIYSNIQINTGIPDSEFEPVFE